A part of Candidatus Aramenus sp. CH1 genomic DNA contains:
- a CDS encoding winged helix-turn-helix domain-containing protein, with amino-acid sequence MNITQLVMLTNLAEGELSFKEMMEYTGLPRRKLAKSLRRLEYNGYIEKKAFIGNDVIFGITDKGVEELYKHYVFLKKLLADMEFTICSRFEC; translated from the coding sequence ATGAACATAACGCAATTGGTGATGCTAACCAACTTGGCTGAGGGCGAGCTCAGCTTCAAGGAAATGATGGAATACACGGGATTGCCAAGGAGGAAGTTGGCAAAGAGCTTGAGGAGGCTTGAATATAACGGATATATAGAGAAAAAGGCCTTCATAGGGAATGACGTCATCTTCGGAATAACTGACAAGGGCGTTGAGGAACTGTATAAGCACTACGTCTTCCTGAAAAAGCTGCTGGCCGACATGGAGTTCACTATATGCAGCAGGTTCGAGTGCTAG
- the purE gene encoding 5-(carboxyamino)imidazole ribonucleotide mutase produces MPLVGVIMGSKSDWEYMKEAVEVLEKFGVSYEVKVVSAHRTPEFMMEYAKSAKQRGIEVIIAGAGGAAHLPGMTASLTSLPVIGVPIPSRNLNGLDSLLSIVQMPYGVPVATVAVGGAKNAALLAIRILGIKYKELQEKVEKFMEEMKNEVLSTKL; encoded by the coding sequence ATGCCTCTAGTAGGAGTAATAATGGGGAGCAAGAGTGACTGGGAATACATGAAGGAGGCTGTAGAAGTCCTAGAGAAGTTCGGCGTGAGCTACGAGGTCAAGGTAGTCTCAGCCCACAGAACGCCAGAGTTCATGATGGAGTACGCCAAGAGCGCCAAGCAGAGGGGAATTGAAGTGATCATAGCTGGGGCTGGTGGAGCAGCGCACCTCCCAGGGATGACTGCCTCGCTGACCTCACTGCCAGTGATAGGGGTGCCAATACCCTCAAGGAACTTGAACGGTCTTGACTCCCTCCTTTCCATAGTGCAGATGCCCTACGGAGTGCCCGTAGCTACGGTAGCAGTTGGAGGGGCAAAGAACGCTGCCCTCCTCGCAATAAGGATACTCGGGATAAAGTACAAGGAGCTCCAGGAGAAGGTGGAGAAGTTCATGGAGGAGATGAAGAATGAAGTCCTCTCTACCAAACTATAA
- a CDS encoding FAD-binding protein — protein sequence MIRVSSEEELFKEIRSAHFEGRKISVIGFGNHSHKDKENAISTQGMDHFEVKDDHVVALAGASVPKIRAEASEKGLLFPSLYDGSVGGMLAFNQVSPISFHYGTPRDFTVWCRAITFLGGINWKVFIGSKGKLGAISKAVMRLYQKPRRIVTLEKSYPDARDLLEDFKKGIEDRPIAVLVEYDKEFKLHMTYSNDVEYPGFSKDDGVPVVEEGDKNSYIVRTEGLKEFVELVEKTSPIYAYTVPGTGMSKVYVADEEALKGFEYYPSDGVSEVYLKLKKLLDYKAIFE from the coding sequence ATGATTAGGGTATCCAGCGAGGAGGAACTCTTCAAGGAAATAAGGTCTGCTCACTTCGAGGGAAGGAAGATCTCAGTCATAGGCTTTGGCAACCACTCCCACAAGGACAAGGAGAACGCAATATCTACTCAAGGAATGGACCACTTTGAGGTGAAGGACGATCACGTAGTTGCCTTAGCTGGCGCCTCTGTGCCCAAGATAAGGGCGGAGGCGTCTGAGAAGGGGCTCCTGTTCCCAAGCCTTTACGACGGAAGCGTGGGCGGAATGTTGGCCTTCAACCAGGTTTCCCCCATCTCATTCCACTACGGTACTCCAAGGGACTTCACCGTATGGTGTAGGGCCATAACGTTCCTTGGGGGGATAAACTGGAAGGTCTTCATAGGCTCCAAGGGTAAGCTCGGGGCCATATCGAAGGCCGTGATGAGACTATATCAGAAGCCGAGGAGGATAGTCACGCTGGAGAAGAGCTATCCCGACGCAAGGGACCTGCTGGAGGACTTCAAGAAAGGGATCGAGGACAGACCTATAGCTGTCCTAGTTGAGTACGACAAGGAATTCAAGCTTCACATGACATACTCCAACGACGTGGAGTACCCAGGGTTCAGCAAGGACGACGGAGTGCCGGTAGTGGAGGAGGGGGACAAGAACAGCTACATAGTGAGAACAGAGGGATTGAAGGAGTTCGTTGAGCTGGTGGAGAAGACATCCCCAATTTACGCTTACACCGTCCCCGGGACTGGGATGTCCAAGGTCTACGTAGCGGACGAGGAGGCCTTGAAGGGCTTTGAGTACTACCCCTCAGACGGCGTGAGCGAAGTCTACTTGAAGCTAAAGAAGTTGTTAGACTATAAGGCGATCTTCGAGTGA
- a CDS encoding nucleoside hydrolase, with product MARHFVIDCDTAEDDIMSLYMLLRNGVEVEGVTIVEGNIAYEQEVDNALWALEFISGKVNKDIRVYPGSDRPLVKSFKTVENVHGKGGIGDEVVRPKKLRPEPKRAPQAILELADRYAGELEFLAISPLTNLALAYLMDKSIVEKVKKVWVMGGTIYGRGNITPVAEFNIWVDPDAAKLVFNAGFDITMVAWDLITNYVVEEDEWERIKAMDTEMAKFYVRIYKHYREFAMKHQKMRGNPHPDLITTAVALNRKVIKRSERQYVDVENCDCLTRGMTVIDYLDLWGKEPKAEVVYEIEKDKFMDMLFHLLSWF from the coding sequence ATGGCCAGGCACTTTGTTATAGACTGCGACACGGCTGAGGACGATATAATGAGCCTCTATATGTTACTTAGGAACGGGGTTGAGGTAGAAGGCGTCACGATAGTAGAGGGAAACATAGCCTATGAGCAGGAAGTGGACAACGCGCTGTGGGCCCTCGAGTTCATATCTGGGAAGGTAAATAAGGACATAAGGGTTTACCCTGGGAGCGACAGGCCCTTGGTCAAAAGCTTCAAAACAGTGGAGAACGTTCATGGGAAGGGAGGTATTGGCGACGAGGTCGTGAGGCCAAAGAAGTTGAGGCCAGAGCCAAAGAGGGCACCTCAAGCAATCCTTGAGCTAGCAGACAGGTACGCTGGGGAGCTCGAGTTTCTCGCTATATCCCCCCTGACCAACTTGGCGCTTGCTTACCTCATGGACAAGTCCATAGTTGAAAAGGTAAAGAAGGTCTGGGTCATGGGAGGCACCATATACGGAAGGGGAAACATCACTCCTGTTGCAGAGTTCAACATTTGGGTCGACCCAGACGCGGCTAAGCTAGTGTTCAATGCGGGGTTCGATATAACCATGGTAGCATGGGACTTAATAACTAACTACGTAGTGGAGGAGGACGAGTGGGAGAGGATAAAGGCAATGGACACTGAAATGGCCAAATTCTACGTGAGGATCTACAAGCACTACAGGGAGTTCGCCATGAAGCACCAGAAAATGAGGGGGAACCCACACCCAGACTTGATTACCACCGCAGTAGCCCTAAACAGGAAAGTGATCAAAAGATCAGAAAGACAATACGTGGATGTGGAGAACTGCGACTGCTTAACGAGGGGGATGACGGTGATAGACTACTTAGACCTTTGGGGAAAGGAGCCAAAGGCTGAGGTCGTCTACGAGATAGAGAAGGATAAGTTCATGGACATGCTCTTCCATCTCCTCTCATGGTTCTAG